The genomic interval ctgtgtgtgtctatgtgtgtctgtgtctgtgtgtgtgtgtgtgtgtgtgtgtgtgtgcgtgcgtgtgtgtgtctctgtgtgtgtgtctctgtgtgtgtgtgtctttgtgtgtgtgtgtgtgtgtgtgtgtgtgtgtgtgtgtgtgtgtgtgtctctgtgtgtgtgtgtgtgtctctgtgtgtgtgtgtgtgtgtgtgtgtgtgtgtctctgtgtgtgtgtgtccctgtgtgtgtgtgtgtgtgtgtgtgtctctgtgtgtgtgtgtccctgtgtgtgtgtgtgtgtgtgtgtgtgtgtctctgtgtgtgtgtgtgtgtgtgtgtgtgtgtgtgtctctgtgtgtgtgtgtccctgtgtctctgtgtgtgtgtgtgtgtcgtaggGTTTGAGTTTCCACCTGGGCGCCGTGCTCATGTCGCTGGGCTTCATCACGTACATCGAACATGGTGAGAGTCTGTCGTCTCTTTTCCACATTCACAGAATTCGCACAGCGTCTGTAATTTATCTCTCACAGTCGGAAGAAGGAGCTTCTTTTTCCCCTCGATCTTCATTCGGATGCtttgctcttgttttctgtttcagtgtTGCGGAAGCGGCTCGCGGACGTTTTTAACGCCTGCGTGCTGTCAAAGAGATGTCAGCCCAACTGCTCTCACCGACACAAACAGGTATCACGCTGCACCGGTCCCTTGTCATTTATTATATGTTAAAGGAGTTCGACATTTCTGTAAAGACATTTCGTTTGTTTGTCGAGAGTTTGACTCGACTGCTCTCGTTTCTGCTGAATACGAAGCTGCGCCCAGAAGActcttagcttagcttagcataacgaCGGGAAGCAGGAGGAAACACCTTCCAGGAACCTTTAAAACTCATGAATCAACATttcatatcttttatttttaatccgcacattaaaacataatgttATTGTTCATTTCTAGCTGTTCCCCCAGCTCCAGTCCTTACGCTAAGCTACGCTAACTGTCTCATATTGGGTGAAGATATCAGAGTCTTCTCAAACAAGACAAGAACTATGAAATACCAAATGAAaaaccacactcacacacagtttatcattttgatcatttcagcTCCCTTATAATTCATCTTTATCAAATACATGTTCAACTAATGCTTCATGCTGCAGTAATGTAAGTCCCAGCTCTGACCACAGGGGGGCGCTGTCACATTTGCTGGTTTTCACCCTGAGCAGGCTGCTGGCAGCGGCTCTCGGAGCAGGAGGTGCTCGAAGGGGGTTTCCGTCCCTCGTACAGTCGATCCTCTGGCCTAGTTATCatccaggaaaaaaatctgccctATTTTTAACCCTCCCcttgaacacaaataaaaatgacaccCAACGTATTCAATTTTTACCTCAGATTAACCTCAATATAATAAGTGCAATATTCATCTGCAGCCATTAAAACGCCGCAGCCCTCGTGGTCCGACTGTCCAGTGATATGTTTGAGGAGTTCACTGGCAAGACGCCCGACGAACGTCCCTCCTGTTGTATTTGGTTTCACACATCAAGAGCAGCAGGGAGGGGAAATGATGATTTATTATGTGAAGCGAGAAGCAGCCGGTGTGGACCGTACGACACACTGTAGTTCTCCATGTTCTCATCACGGTTCAGACATTGAAACAACAAAGACCAGAGGAGagcaccttttttctttaaagcatTAAATGTTCTCATAGAAAAATACTTGTGTTACAGTCTGGACATGAggtgattattgattattggtcGTGAGAAACGCTCAGCTAACGTTCCTTCACTGAGTCAGATGCTGAATGAAAACCCAGATTGTGTCAGAAAGATGAAGGTCTCTCCCTGTGCAGGAGCTCTGGGTCTATGTGGTTAACTTCACGTTCGGCGCCCTGGCAGTTGTCCACCTGACGTACCTGGGATCTGTGTTCAACTCCAGTGTGGACTacatggagcaggaggaggtaagaggatcCCCCGAGTTCTGTACAAGAAAGAgtacaacaaatacaacaaaataaaaaaatagcaaatgaaTGGCATTCAAAGCTtaatatacattatttacataTGTTATATTTGTATGTGCAGAAGTAAAGAAGCAACTGTTGAGTCATTCTGAAGCTGAAGGTCACAGCGTGACTATTTTTATACATCACATTACTGTACACTGTGGCTGGAACATGTGAAatgctactgtacatacaactgTAAGCGTAGCTGCTGTATTTATAGTTCAAAGCAGAGGATAGTTTGGTTAATGTTACATCTACCGATGAGTGGTTTTACTTTAGCTCTCAATCTGTTTATGAAGTAAGAAACAAATGAACCATGAGTCACAGTTTCCcgtaaagatgtttttttatgaaaagtatAAAGAATATACTCGCCCTGCAGGACGACGCCACACACCACACCATTCAGAAGTGGTCGGAGCTGAGCTGGACGAGCCACTGGCTCACGTTCGGCTGCTGGGTTCTGTACCGACTCCTCCTCTGAGAGGACGAGCGAAGGAAAAGCAATAATCAAAGACGTCGGGTCGgtttctcctcttctgctcTGTGACGTTATTCTGCATCAGACTCAAGAGAACGGACTCAAACCTGAACGCAACAATCTACTGTAACCGTCATCACCTGCGGCGGGCTCGTCTCCACGATGTCCGcccgctcctccctcctctcctccggtTTCTGTGTGGAGCCGTCGTGTTGTGACAGCAGTTACCAGTGTCTCACGGTGAGTCACGATCAATATCCATCAGCCTGGAGCAGATGTGCAGATAGAAGCCGCTACCTGGGTGTCACCACCAACGGGAGATTCCCTTCACCTCCGGTGTTTCACAATCAGAGTTTTAGGTTTGAAAGATAAAACCCGACGATGCTCTTACAGTCCTCAAACCCCATGAAGAAATAAAGGCGTGTCTGCaacgtggtgatgtcaccatgttacGGAAGAAAAAACTATAACTcactagaggaaagagaaaaactgaaaaaccataatgtgtctcctttaaaagGGAGAACTGTTTCCTGAGTGGTGAGTGTACTTTTtagaaaacatgtatttgttaGTTGCAGATCAATCCTGTACATGTCTGGTGCTCTATGACTGCTGCAGAACAACAGTGTGACTCGtgcatattttaatttgagacAACGATGTCGATCTATGACAGAAGAATGATCCTCAtcaatctgctgctgcagagacagaatCTGTTCGGAGAGTCGCTGTTGgattttcatgggatttgttctCCATAGGACAAACACAGAACCTCCCGACCACACGGCTCCTCAGCAGAGCTCGTCTCTGGAGCGCGTGACACAGTTTGACTTTGAGTTAAAAAAGCACAGGTTATGGTTGAAAGGCAGCAATTTTATCACCACTGACAAAGACAGTTCgctttttttgtgaattttagataaagaaaaataatcagtaaATCTATTCATGTGCAGTTTCCTTAAAAGTGTTTGTATTtagttttgtgttatttttgatgATTTCCTGAAAATTCTACTTTGCTTAGAAAAGGTCTGATTAGTGTTTGTGGACATTGAAGAAAAAACCTCTTcagtatttaaatatgaaagtTTAGAATCAGGGTTTTTACACTTGTGTTACTGTAgagtaaaacaaatgtcaccTCTCTTCCAAGATTGaattatacattatattaaatatttatcctGAAGTATAGATTTTTATTACACTGCTCGTTTGTGTAACTGATGAAAGAACTGGACTCATCACATCCCATCTCCGTCTTTATTAAACGTCACAGGATCAGAGCCTGAATgtctctgcagagaaacacgATCCCCTCGATCCAACAAGTATTTTAAATACCAAAATTTACTTTAAGATCTTTTTCCCCTGTCAATGTGAAAGCACTgtgatatttttataaaaattttACACGAAACCTGCTTTTGACGTCCTCGTATGATTgttgaatgtggaaaaacaaacatgaatatttacacacacacacacacacacacacagattctcaGACTGATGCTGTAAGAAACAGTGGTTTATTTGAATCTTCATTatttacaagaagaagaaggttgtgGACTGTTGGACAGCCGATCGTAGTTTGCAGGTGAGTTTTCAATAGTCCAGTTTGAACCTGGAGTCTATTTCCAATAATCCGGAGCAGACAGTGATGGATGGAGAGTgggttcacttcctgtcttctgACGGACGTGAGCAGACGCTGTGATGGAGATCCAGAGTCTGCAGGcccaggggagggggaggggaggggggacacTCAGCCCTGTTTGCCCCGAGGACCCCCGTGTTTACGACGGCAGGACCCCAGCAGCGTCTCCAGAGCCATCTTCACAAACGCCTGGAAGTTATTGCTTCTCGGCCTTCGGCTGTCCTGCGAGGGGACGAGACACACAGATACCTTCACTGGGGACACACACTTCCACTCCGAGTCAAATTCAAACTCTCCCGCTCGAGTCCGTTCTCGTCAGTGTTTACCTCCTTGCTTCTTGTTATCATCTCCTTTCTGATCAGCTTTCTTCGGCTGCTCCTTAGGACTCTGAGGTTGCTGTGAAGTTAAAGCAAATATACATGAAGATAAAGAAATGTCAACGGTCCAGAGGAGAACATTCAGATTTCGGACCGCGGAGGAGTTTCCTACCTTGGTAGTTGACTTCTTGTCCGACTTGTTACCTGCAAACAGTGGAAATGTTCAGATGTCACTGTTGCAACAGCTTTTCTCTGTTCCTCCGAAcatgcagtgttttctgttctcTGTCATTCATCTGGATGATTCATCAGGCATCCAGATGAATCACAGAAAAACATTGTAGAATTTAAATTCGTGTTCACTCACCTTTTGTTCCTGGCATGTTGGCAGTGGTCCAGAGTCGGTGctgtgaggtgtttttttgaGGACGCTGTGTTTAACGTAGCGTTGGACTCGCTGGTTTTATGGCCCGTGCTCGTGAATGGCTCTGTCCCTGGGGCCCCTTCGAGAAAGAGCAGCGTGAACAAGCAAAGAGCCCCGTCAGCTGAGCACGGCGCCGCGCGGCCCTGCTGAGCCAGGCGAAACCTCCCAGCTGACCTTGTGATTCTGCCCTTTGTGAAGCCGCTGGAACTGTGGCTGCGTTCACCTATTGTCCACGTGAAGACATGTCACAGCCAGGTGACGCGTTGGattggattctttttttgaatatcaGATGGATTTCATGTGTTcacagagaggagctgctgttcGAGACAGACAGAAGCCACTGGGGGTCTTCATAAGCTAAACTCAACATGTTTTGATCAATCAGATACAGGAGAGATGATTTTCTACCAGAAGCCTAAATGAATATGTTGTGGTCATGTCGTCGCTGCTTCAAGACAtcatcatgttcatgttcatgcttttGATTTGACTATTATCACCAGTTCATTCTGTTTGGGTCAGGTAGTAACGGATTACACGTAATCTGGATTAcctaatcagattacaaaaaataagtgACTACAGacagaccagattacatttgaaaaatgtgtaattagatTACACAGTCAAGATCTCAAGGATTACTTCAGTACATTTTGGCgatgttttcaaaaatatggcaattttaaaactacaattgtcacaaaaatacatattactGTAAAAATACATACTACTGTAAAAATCACTCACTAATATACACTCTCAggttgttcatgttttatttcatttttctattacTTAGATAATGAtaaagcttttttgttttgttttttaacgctgaatatttaaaatgaattttatttgcgttgaaaatgtatctgatgtttcagttttaaagatGAATTTGTTGCGGTTGTGTCCATGTTTTTGTTATgaggtgcaatattttcaatgtttgattttgaagtaaatCCAAAcgtattcagattagattacattatttttgtaatccaacGGGTTACGTTAATGATTACAAAAAATCCCCATGTAATTTgtcaacatttcaaagtaatctgactCGACCCTGTTCACATGTGAGGACTGGGGGTGTGGGTGGGAGAGGATGTATTGGTAATGTTTATGTGTTATGTAATTATTGTTTCTCTTGTATGTTGTGTGGTAATTAATTCTGTATCTGtgtattattatgaattaatcTCTATAAGAGGAGGTTCACAGCAGAGATTCATGAGTGAGGGtgaaatgtgaatgtatttTACATGATGTAAACTCTATAAAGTATGGCTGATATCAACCAATCGTTTCGTCCCTGAGAACACGAGGAGAAACGCGGTtattagtttgtgtttgtgacgtATGAAGATGACGTCACCTCAGTCCTGTGGAAGCACCATGTTGTAAATCTGTGGTGAATAATGTTGAACATTATAATCGGATCACACCGTGACACCGGATCAACCGGTGGACGACGACGATCATCTGGGCTCGCGAGGCCTCCGCCGGTTGGCCTGGCAACAGCGGAGTCACGTGACGCGACcggaagagagaagagcagcagcgaTGGAGAGAAGCTGAGGAAGGTGAAGCTGGTTCCTGTCTCTCGTGTTGTCACAGTGGAAACGTGATGCGCTGCGTGAGATTATCAACCGACATATTAAATATGTACATTAAAGAATTAACGTAAAAATAGATTTGTACGCGAGGACGTCGCTACTGGTGTTGTGGCTAacctgctagctgctagctgtcGGTCGTTAGCTTCGCGCTAGCCTCTGTGCGGTGCTAACAGATAAATGTTAAGACAACTCACTGTAGCTCCGACAGATAATCATCACTGAcatgatgaatattaataacaaaGTGTTTAATGTTCGATTCTGCTTCATCACCTGCTTCCGTGTTGTGACGCGAGGAGGGCGGGGCCTTGTTGTATAATTCATATGGGTGCTgaagctcgtgtgtgtgtgtgtgtgagagagagagagagagagagagtgtgagtgagtgagtgagtgagagagagagagagagagagagagagagagagagagtgtgtgtgtgtgtgtgtgtgtgtgagagagagagagagagagagagagagagagagtgtgtgtgtgtgtgagtgagtgtgtgagtgagtgagtgagtgagtgagtgagtgagagagagagagagagagagagtgtgtgtgtgtgagtgagtgtgttcgTTCGTACAGGTGCTTGAAATCCTTGAAAATGCTtaattttaaagttgtgttttcacggtttgaaaagtgcttgaattttgGTAAAGTGCTTAAAATGTatctgacacattttaaaccatttAACTTATGTGTCCTTTCATTTCTCATCCTTCTGTTATTTACGAAACAGAAATTTGGCTTTTTATAGCATAATACCATctctttaaatgtgtgtattcgtagaaatatgtaatttaccACCGTTGAAAATCAACCTCAAAAAGgcttgaaaagtgcttgaatttgactttggaAAAGGTGTATGAACCCTGTGTGTTTCTCGACAGGGATCCGCTCTGCAGTGGCTCCATCTTTTACCCAGGGTGCTTGTGGAATGGCAGCAGTCTGGCAGCAAGTGTTGGCAGTGGACGCAAGGTACGTCTGAGTCAGATCagatgatggagaagaagaagcttatGAATCACttatgtgttattgtgtgtccccctccctctctccctcccccctccctccccaggtACAATGCTTACCGCACGCCCACGTTCCCACAGTTCCGAACTCAGTACATCCGCCGACGCAGCCAGCTGCTCAGGGAGAACGCCAAGTGTGGCTTTGAGCCAGGGCTGCGCAGGCAGTACCTGAGGCTGCGCAGTCAGCTGCTGGCCCTGCGCTACGGGCCGCTGTCCGAGCAGAGCAGCTTCAGGGCCAGCAGTGTGCGCAGCTCCCGCACCACACTGGACCGCATGGAGGTCAGAACTAAAAGAACCAGACAGGACCGGGGAACgtagagagaggagacagagtaGCAAGGGGGTTGACTGAAATATCTGAGAGTTGGATCAgaatgtataataataaaaacatatgaaagCCATGTGGATGATTAGACTTATAAATCAGAGTCAACAGGACGATAAATAACTGAGCAGCTTGGTTGAAATGGCCGACAATGCTCGTGTATGTGGGCAGTGTCGTTAACTTAAAACTGCATGGTACTCTTCAATATTTATTGATGCttattttatgattatttgtGTTCACAACTTCTGTCATTACTTGTACTCACTCGTACGAGGTTCtggttccccctcctctcctctcccctcgtgGACAGGACTTTGAGGAGGACCCTCGCGCCCAAGGGGCTCGTGGTCACCGCCGGTCCGTCAGCAGAGGCTCGTACCAGCTGCAGGCCCAGATGAACCGAGCCGGCGTCTATGACGAGAGGTACCAGCGGGTCACATTAATTTTACTGGCTGTAATCCCCTGAGTTGTGATCATATCTCACACATGACTTTATGATTGTGTGTATTTCCGTTCGCAGGCCTCCGGGCAGTCTGGTGCCGACCTCGGTGGCGGAGGCGAGCCGGGCCATGGCGGGCGACACGACTCTGAGTGAAAACTACGCCTTTGCTGGGATGCACCACATCTTTGACCAACACGTGGACTCTGCTGGTTGGTCGACTAAACTCCTCATGatcttttttataaaacaataagcatcaacattcatttaatttttcactcCCCTCTAGTTCCACGGCTGCAGTTCGCCAATGACGACAAGCATCTGCTCGCCTGCTGCTCGCTGGACGGCAGCCTGTCCATCATGACGCTGTCCCCGCCTCCTGCCAGCGTGAAGGTGACGCTGAAAGGTCACGGAGGTCCCGTCACAGATTTCGCTTGGTCTCTGAGTAACGACATCATCGTGTCGACGTCACTGGACGGAACTCTGCGCATCTGGAACACGGAGGACGGTCGCTGCATCCGAGAGGTCAGAGACCCGGAGTCCAGCGAACTGCTCTGCTGCACCTTCCAGCCGATGAACAACAACCTGACTGTGGTGAGTCCTGCGTCCTCATCCAGCCAGAACtatgtttatttaatgaattattttcatcttaCGTTTCGTTTTGTGCCATTAGATATTTTAAAGTCCCTCCACTCaaataagtgtttttcttctgtctctgtcctccaacaTGTCGGACATCGACTatagcgacttgtatctggtgttttcacattcctctcctggtttcacttctctgacatttgaaattcaaacgaatcctgttcaagctagatttggtacgtcacaaatacagaaaaccaatcgctgttgaatgtgaggcaaagaaatgggaaacttccagtgcagcagaggcagcgaatcatgagaggacggcaggtgtgtcagcagacagttagcgttagcattagcagttagcatcatgagaggacggcaggtgtgtcagcagacagttagcgttagcattagcagttagcatcatgagaggacggcaggtgtgtcagcagacagttagcgttagcattagcagttagcatcatgagaggacggcaggtgtgtcagcagacagttagcgttagcattagcagttagcatctaggaggacggcaggtgtcagcagacagttagcgttagcattagcagttagcatcatgagaggacggcaggtgttagcagacagttagcgttagcattagcaattagcatcatgagaggacggagggtgtcagcagacagttagcgttagcattagcagttagcatcatgagaggacggcaggtgtcagcagacagttagcgttagcattagcagttagcatccacgagaggacggcaggtgtgtgagcagacagttagcgttagcattagcagttagcatccacgagaggacggcaggtgtgtgagcagacagtttgcgttagcattagcagttagcatcatgagaggacggcaggtgtgtcagctgacACCGTTAGCATTTTTTCTCATGAAGAACCAGTGAATCTCTTTT from Scophthalmus maximus strain ysfricsl-2021 chromosome 3, ASM2237912v1, whole genome shotgun sequence carries:
- the wdr13 gene encoding WD repeat-containing protein 13, with amino-acid sequence MAAVWQQVLAVDARYNAYRTPTFPQFRTQYIRRRSQLLRENAKCGFEPGLRRQYLRLRSQLLALRYGPLSEQSSFRASSVRSSRTTLDRMEDFEEDPRAQGARGHRRSVSRGSYQLQAQMNRAGVYDERPPGSLVPTSVAEASRAMAGDTTLSENYAFAGMHHIFDQHVDSAVPRLQFANDDKHLLACCSLDGSLSIMTLSPPPASVKVTLKGHGGPVTDFAWSLSNDIIVSTSLDGTLRIWNTEDGRCIREVRDPESSELLCCTFQPMNNNLTVVGNSKHHLQVVNISTGKKVKGGSSKLTGRVLSLSFDAPGRILWAGDDRGSIFSFLFDMATGKLTKAKRLVVNDGSSICSISARSWISREARDPSLLVNACVNKLLLYRVVDNEGTLQLKRSFPIQHGSQHVHSIFCPLMSFRQGACVVTGSEDACVYFFDVERNTKAIVNKLQGHGGPVLDVSFNCDESLLASADATGMVIIWRREQK